TTGGGCTTATACGATTATCGAACATTCTCGAAGATTAAATACGGCTTTCAAAAATAGCCCTAGCCTAAAGCGATATTTCGATGATGTGTTTGATGAATGTTACACTGCGGCTTGCCAAGCAGCTTCTGTTGAGACACAACTGCCTTTGGTAACTTTCCCCCAATCCTGTCCTTTCTCAAAGTCTGATGTATTGGATATTAACTCAGATGACTATTTAATTAGTTAGGATGGTTGGTGCAAAGCGCCGCATCCATTCCTAACTAATTGATTGCACAAAAGCGATCGCCTCTTGTCTTGACGAAATCTTGCCTTCAACTTGAGCAATTTTGACATTTTCTAGGAGTTCTCCAATTTTTGGACTAGGTGGAATTCCTAACTCTTTTCTTAAATCATCACCAGTAATCAAGGCTACAGGATAGGCGATCGCATCATGGGGATTGAGCCAACGCTCTAGCCAAGGTAAAATCTTCGTTAACTCATAATCACTAGCTAAAGCAAGAGAGGCGATCGCTGGGAAAAATTCTAGAGTTGATTGAAAGAATTTGTACTGTTTCTTAGGAGAAGCATCATCTAAAAGTGCGATAAATTGAGGCAGATAACGCAAAATGCCGACTAACCAGCGTTGCTCAGCCCGACTCATCCCAAGAGTATCTAATGCGGTCGCACTATTAGTCAAAGCTGCTAATTTAATGACTACTAAGGCAAAGCGATCGCCTGCTAACTGTTTACTAAAAAAATATTCTAAATTAGGGAATCGATCTAACAAAAGCGAAATCACATGCTCAATTTTAGCAAATCGCTCCAAATTTAAGTGCTGACTTGGCAACCAATCTTCTAAAATGTGATCTCCAACTGCTTCCGTCATCCATTGACTACCATTACTAATTGACAATAGATACCCTAATTCGGTGCGTACCCGTTCCGCAGCTACAGATTTTAATCCCGACGCAAGTTTGATCAAAACCTGCCGTGTTAAATCTTCAATCTCAAAACCTAACTGCGCCGCCTGTCGATATCCCCGCAAAATCCGTAAAGGATCTTCTGCCAAATTCTCAGGTGCAACCATCCTAATCCTTTTTTCGTTTAAATCCCCAATTCCATCAAAAGGATCAATAAAATCTTCTCTCTCCGATAACCCTTCACCAAACCCCAATGACCGATCGCCAATTAATTGATGACATTCCATTGCGATCGCATTCATACAAAAGTCACGCCGTCCCAGATCCGCAATTAAACTACTTCCCATCTGTTGAGCAAAGTCAGCAGTTCCATTTGGAAATACAACTCGTGCAATTTGACGCTCTGCATCTAAGACAACAAATCCTGCCTTGTATTTACGGGCGATCGCTTGAGCCGTTTCCACTGCATTTTCAGGTAAGACAAAATCAAGATCAAGATATTTACCTTGTCGCTGCAATAGGCGATCACGCACCCATCCTCCTACCAAATAAGCAGGTTTGGGTAAATCATTAAAATCAAAAGGAAACTGTTGCAAAATCTATTTTATAGTCCGCTTTGTTAAAGGTGTTGATGGCTTAGAGATATGTTATACCAAAACGCAAAATGGCGTAGCGATTTTGTGAATTGAAAACCAAACCCGTGAATTCACGCCCCGCAGGGGCGCAAATTTACGGGTTTGGATAATTTATTTTGCACAAGTACTTATACGATCGCCGTGTTGATACAGCAAAATTTTTGATCGTAGTGAGGCATATTTTTGTAGTACGGTTACACTTGTAGATAGAGTTTTGGGTACAGCCTTGTCATTTAAGGATAAAACAATTGCGATAACAGGCGCTTCAGGCACGATGGGTCGTGCATTGATGTTTGAGCTATCTAAACGAGGGGCAAGAATAATTGCACTAACCACTTCACCTGATGTAAGTTTCCAAATAACAGATGGTAATAATCCAGCAAAAAAAGAAATAGAAGTTATAACTTGGCAACTAGGGCATGAAGCCGCGTTACGAGATCGCTTACAAACCGTTGATATTCTTATTCTAAACCATGGTGTTAATGTCCTAGGTGCAAGGGATTCTATATCAATTTATAAATCCTATGAGGTTAACACGTTTTCTTTTTGTCGTTGGATCGATGTGTTTTTAGAAACTGTCGAGTCTAGCCCAAACTCTACTAAAGAGATTTGGGTAAATACTTCTGAAGCTGAGGTCAATCCTGCTTTCAGTCCATTGTATGAACTCTCAAAACGGGCGATCGGTGATTTATTGACACTACGTCGCCTTGATAACTTCTGCACAATTCGTAAATTGATTTTAGGTCCTTTCAAAAGCGATCTTAATCCCTATGGTGTGATGTCTGGCAGTTTTGTGGCTTGGGCGATCGCCTTTCTAGCACAACTTGGTTTACACGATATCATTGTCACCATTAATCCGATTACCTTCATTGCCTATCCCGTCAAAGAATTTTGGCGATCGCTCTATTTTCGCTTATTCTCACGCTGTCAACCATAGAATTGATCATATGAATCCTTTACTACAATCAGAAATTTGTCAGTTTATTCGTGAGATTGGTCAAAAAGCGATTCATCTAAGAGAGTCGGGTTTTCAAGTTGACGAGAAAGGTTTTGATGATTATGTAACCAATGTTGATCGCGAACTCGATCACTTGCTTAGTCAAAGGTTTCAATCATGGTTCCCCAATGATGTGGTGATCAGTGAAGAAAATTCGCGATCGCAGGAACTATGGAAACAATATACGGAATTAAATCAAAAGTACTGGTTTATCGATCCCATTGATGGCACAGATGACTTTATTCATGGGCGTGAATTCTATTCGGTGATGGTTGGAGTTCTGGAAGCATTTCAGCCTACGCTGGGTTGGATCTATGCACCCAAGAGCGATCTTTTATACTTTGGTGGTACGGCGATTAATGGAGTATTCACCGTCACAAATGGGAATGTTCCTGAAGTTCTCTATGCAGTTCCGCCCATAGGAGCAAGTAGCGATCGCGTGATCGTCAGTAAAAAGGATGATCTCGCCTATGGTGATGCGATTCGGGCGGCGGTTCCCGATGTCGAGTTTTATACCCTTGGTAGTTTTGGCTTAAAGGTAATGGAAGTTGTCCAAGGTCGGGCAAGTGCCTATATCTATCTCAATCGTCGGGTCAAGCTCTGGGATACGGTTGGGCCTTTGGCGATCGCCAAAGCCGCAGGGCTAATTTGTTGCGATCTCTCAGGACGAGAAATTGGCTTTGGCTATGATGATATTCATCCTGAAAAGTTAACTCACAATCAAGTCGTTGTCATTGGTTGGTCAAAATTTATTGATGAACATCTTAAGGTGATTTATCAAGAACTTCACAACCATATTTTATAGCAATGTAAGCTTTGCTTAAGACTTAACCCTAAAAAGATGAGTGACGGCGCTTCGCGCCGTCACTCATCTTTTTAGGGTTGATTTGTCCTAGCTATCTTTTGCCTTGCTATATAATCTGCGAAACCCTTGCAATTCTGGGAACATTTTCAGGCAAGATATTAAATTGCTATGGTTGCCGAGCAAATATCTAAAAGCTTAAGGTTTGTCAAGAAAAATGAGTACCCTTCCCTCTTCAGAAATTTATGATGCGATCGTGGTTGGTTCTGGAGCCAATGGCGGCGTTGCGGCTAAGGAATTGAGCGAACGGGGTCTCAAAGTCCTTGTCTTAGAAGCAGGTCGTACTCCCGATGCTAAGGCAGATCTGGGGCATCAGGTTAGGGATATGGCAAAGCGCTTTTATAACCTCGCTGTTTCTAAGCGACAGTCCTACCAATCGATGCACCCTGGCTATTGGAAGGCAAACCCTGACTTATTTATCGATGAAAAGGATAATCCCTATACCACACCAGACGATCAGCCTTTTTATTGGATTCGGGGGCGACAGGTAGGCGGTAAAAGTTTGACTTGGGGGGGCATCACCCTTCGCCTATCGGATTATGAATTTAAAGCCGCCAGTCGTGATGGACATGAGCAGGACTGGCCGATCGCCTATGCCGATCTCGCACCTTACTACAGCAAATTAGAGCAGTTTTTTCAGGTGCGCGGCAGTCAAGAAGGACTAGCCCAACTGCCCGATGGTGAATACCAACCCACACTACCCCTTACTCCCGCCGAACTGCATTTAAAGCAGGTTGTGGAAACTAATTGGTCTGACCGTTGCCTGATCCCTTCACGGGGCTTCGGACTGCACCGCCCCACCCCAGAGCAACCTTGGCCGATGTATTCTAGCCTAGGATCTTCGCTCAAGGCAGCGATCGCCACGGGTAATGTAACTTTGAGATCGGATGCAGTGGTTAGTCATGTGATTTTTGATCCAGATACGCGCAAGGCTCGTGGTGTGGCATATCGCGATCGCAACAGCAAAACCACCCACGAAGTATTTGCGCGTACAGTCGTTCTCTGCGCTTCCACGATCGAGTCAGTACGAATTCTCTTACATTCCACGGAGAAATATCAACAGGCAGGATTAACCAACCCGTCGGGAATGCTAGGACGTTACCTAATGGATCATGTATCCACTTCCACTTTCTTTTTCTTACCAAATATCAAGCAGACGAAAACCTTCGATTTGTCGGGATGTGATAGCTTTTTTATTCCCTGCTTTACTAATTTGGAATCACAACAAGAGAAATTTTTGCGCGGCTATGGCATTTGGGGTGGGGTACAGCGCTTTGATTTACCAAGCATTGTCCGTAAAGTCGGATCTGGTTCCATTGGCTTTCTGATTGCCCATGGAGAAGTTCTACCTCGTTATAACAACCAAATTCAATTAAGTAATGATGTCGTTGATGCATGGGGAATTCCTGTACCCCATATCGAATGTGCTTGGTCAGAGAACGAACATCTGATGTTAGACCATATGCACCGACAGATTGATGAAATCATTAAACTTGCTGGTGGAAAGAATATGAAGTTGACGGATATGTTCCATGTCCCTATCTTTGCAGATTTTGTCAGCCAAATGGAAGAAATAATGGCATTTTCAGCTCCCCCTGGTTATTACATCCATGAAGTCGGCGGCGCGAGAATGGGAACGTCACCAACAAACTCGGTAGTCAATGCCCATAATCAAATTTGGGAATCTCCTAACCTGTTTGTCACCGATGGAGCTTGCTGGACTTCATCGGGTTGGCAAAGCCCTACTTTAACCGAGATGGCAATTACAGCGAGGGCAAGTGCGTTTATTGCTGAAGAGATGCGTAAGGGTGTTTTTTAAAACTATAAATACAAGAGATGTTGTACCGCTTTGCGGTGCAACATCTCTTGTCGGGGAACTCATTCAAAATCAACGAGCCTGAGAAAAAATTCGGTATTCTCTAGTATCAAAGCTAGAAATATGTGAATCTGATTGAGTATTATCTTCTGGTAAATTTGACAATTCATTGGGAATCATTCGGACAAGGTTGTAGCGAGTTTCACCAGCATAAATTGCAAGGGCGATATTCAGCATATCGATAAATGCAATGACTGATTTACATTTAGGCTCACTATATTGACTATAGTATTTAATTACAGAAGCTACCTTTATTTCAAGGAATGGGCGAATAGATTCATTTAGTAATAGAAGCTTCACAAGTAGCATCACTAAATTGATCGGGTTTGTATGGTGAAGTAAGATATTAAATAACTCCGTTGGCTGCTCGCGATCGCTAATTGTGATTTCACTAATTAGATACTTAGCGGTTTTTAAAATTAAGAGTGTACTAACAGGATCGTCATGGTGTTTTGATTTTAAATCCCACAAACCATTATCCAGTTTAGTTTGTAAAGTCTCAGATATTTCAGCATCAGCCATAGAAAAATCGATATATTTAAGCAAGCCAACTTTAAATTCTTGATAGGATAGATTCTGGATATTCTCAAGGAAATTAATAGCTAATTGTTGGCAATTAAGTACACTCTTTTTTGTAAGCATAAGTGTAACTAGATTAATCACATTGTTGCTTAGGCTTGTAGGGTTTGTGGAGGGATTGTGTAGGGATGATTGCGTACCTATACGCGCAGTGTACATAGCGAGATCAAACTTAAACTTATCTTTCATCTTTTGCGCTAATAAGTGAGCAGCTTGTCTTTGCTCTTGAGAACTGGCTGGGTTTGTATATTGATAAGCTAGTAAGTAAGATGCAAAACGATTACCCCAATTTTGATCGTGATTGACCTGACTTTCTAAATGCAATGTAAAGAGTTTTAATGATTGAAAATCTTCACTATTGACAAATATCTGCAACCAAATTCGGAGAGTTCTTAATTTAATAGATTTTGGTTTCTTATGAATTGAAGGATGATTAAAAACATCAATCAATGATTGAATATAATCTCTCTTATTACTAACTGTCCAATTATTAACCAGAATATAACAACAACGTTTTAGTGTATAAAAAAATTCTTTTTCATTATATGCAGTCAAAATTTGATCGAGTGCATGAGTAATTTCAGGATTATTGCCATCACTAAAATTTACGAATAAATTCCTAAAATCTACAAGTACGAGATCTGGCGATTTACAGCGCACAACGTCTAAAAAGAATTCATAAATTCTTTTCTGTGCTTGTTCAATTCCTTGAGAGTAAATGCGATCTGCTGTCCAGAACATAATAATTTCATTTTTTAAGGTGTGAACTAACAGTATCTAAGAACCTATTTAAGAATTACTTTCTACGGTTAAAAGCTCTAAGAAAGCCCCCTCAATCCCCCTTAAAAGGGGGAAGAATTTAATTCTCCCCCCTTTTAAGGGGGGCTGGGGGGATCTAGACAATTCTTAAATGGTTTCTAAAGCTTGTATTTCTTACTGACAAAGCTTAATAGAGTACTTGTATAGATATTATTCACTTTTTTAACTGTTTAAAAGTGATTCTTGGGGCGATTTTGTTATCAAAAAGATATACGGAAGTTATGTAAATGTTATATGTAGCATTTGGCAAGGCTCAAGAGCCATAATGCTTGAACCCCCAATAATATAAGAGTCGGTGCTTCACACCGACTCTTATATTATTGGGTAATCGCTACCCTCTTTCTAGCTTAGCGTCAGACCATAAAACCCACAGCAATTCCCAAGCAACCACATCCCAAGATATTTTTTAAAAGTGTTGTGACACAACACTTTTAAAAAATATCTTGGTTTGGGTTTAAGCACCAACCTCTTGGCTGAGCGGAGTAGCTAAATTTTGTTGTCGCACCGCACAAACATTTGTGCAATGATAAAAGTACACAGAAAAAAGCCCACTGTTTCCAGTGGGACTAGCATTTTTGTGTTGAGTGCGGATATCTTAAATCATTTTGTGGTCAAAGATATTAAGTTTTTTGCCTCCTTAAGTGATTTTTTTGTGATCACAAGTCACAAAACACAAAATACAAGTAACAGCAAACCCTGCTGTTACTTGTCACCCTCTAGTTAAAGATTTTGCTAGCCCTGACATGCCTGAAGAAGCCAACCTCCCATCTCCACAAGAATCTCCTGCCTCTCCATTTAAAAATCTGACGGGAGCAGCGATCGCCGCTACTCTTGCCACTGGGCTTTACTCATTTACAAATATGGTGGCTCACAAGCTAGCTTCAGCACCTTTGCAAACTACGAATACTCTGGCTAATCGCATTGCCACGCTGGTTCGCACATTATTGTTAGCGATCGGCACTGGCGCAACGATGATTTTTGCGGTAATTGCGGTGGGTTTGGTGTTGCTCACGATTAAACAAGTATTTATGGCGATCGCCATTAAAAAGTAAAAAATCGCGCCTTGCCATACCTAATCAAAACACCAAAAAGCACATCCTTTGGATGTGCTTTTTGGTGTCTACCATTCCAAAACCAGTCCTTGCGATCGCAAAAGCGTCTGTAAATCGCCAATCCTACCGCGATCGAGAATAGCCTGTGGAGTTAATGAGGGATCATCCTGCAATACAATCCAAGCAGCAGTGGCTCCTGCTGCGGCTCCTGCCGACCATTCACCCACATGGATGCGCGTTGCGCCATTAACAATATGACTAACTGCGATCGCCTTACCACCCATCAGCAAATTATCAATACGCTGAGGAATTAAACTCTCAAACGGCATGATAATTGGACGGACTTTATCCTCATTCGCAGGAGCAGAACTGGGAGCTTTCGATGGTTCCCAATTGCGATAGCGACAGCCATGCATATCGATCGCATAGTGGGTCAACCCAATCGAAGTAGGATTAAAATTGCGCCCACCTTCCATATCATTACGAATATCTTGCTCACGCATCAAAAACTCAGACTGACCATAGGCTGATCTTCCCAAAATTCTCCGACCTTCACGGATATATGGATACATGCTCAACCCTGATTCTGTGGGCATCGGGCTATCAACTCCAGACATTAACCGTAGAGGAAATTCTGCGGATGCATAATTTTCCATGAGCCATTCCGCAAATAACAGAGCGTGGTTTTCCCCATCCTTGAGGGCTGACGTATTCAATCCCCCCAACCAGTTTTGCTGTTGTCCCGAATCTCGAATTTGCTTGTCAGTCAAGATTAGAGGAGGATTCATTATCCCCCAATCATTACCACGGTTCCAGTTAATTACCGTCATATCGCCTTTAGCAGGAATTGCCTTAAAAGGATCATCCCGATTCATACTGACAATACGACGATAGTTGAATACGCTATTGCCTTCAAACATGGGGAATCTACCCAAGTCATAGTCTCTGCGATGCTCTTCACGGGAATAACCTGGTTGAACTTTGCGAAGTTCTTTGAGCGATCGCCCTTCATCATCGGCAATTTTCAGAACAAAGGGAAAAGTAAAAGCTTGTGTGCATTCAGGATTGTCGGCTACCGCATGTAATTCACCCGTAGTATCAAAACCTTCAGCACCTAAACGGTGGGGAATATTTGCCCAAGCGATCAATTCAGCAGTATCGGTGGAATCAATCACGATCATCTGCTTACCTATAGGAGGCTGCAAACGGATGGGCTTCTTAACAAAGGTTTCATCAGAGTTCCAGTTAAACCAGCTTATGATTTCACGAGATAAGCGCCCTTGAGAAAGATAGTTAGGATCGCGAGGAATTCTCTGTACAGCATGGATAGCGGTAATGCGATCGCCTTTTTCATTAAAACTCGCGCCCTTAAAGGCAGTCTGAGTAATCCATCGACTCTTAGGGGCTGAGCGCTGCGACTCTCGCAAAAATTCTTCGGATGCAAGTTCTCCTGCATAGGGGGTAAAGCAAAGATTGCCCACCCAACAGCTATTGGTGTCCGCCACCACCGCCTCTGGTTTCAGGTAAGAATATTTCTCTGGCAAAGCGGGCTGGCTGGCAATAACATTTTTAAAATGCGTCCAACTGAGGGGAAATTGCTGATGATAACGCATTAGTAACGATTCATCGATCGCGCTAACACCCTGCGAACTAACCTGACCACCCAGCATCGGAGTAAGCTCGATCAGGCAAGTTGTTGCCCCAGTTTTCATTGAATGATAAGCCGCCGCAACACCACCTAATGAACCTCCCACAACAGCTACTTCGCATTCCCATACTTCGGCATCCTCTGGTGCTGGCGGATTTAGTAATGGATAGCCATTGCGATCAAATAATGGAATTGGATTATTAGTATTTTGGGCGATCGGTTCAATAGACTTCGGCTTATTAAAAATCTGCCAAGTTCTTGCTGTTGCGCCGCTAAGTACCACACCCATAAACAACAACCCTAAGATGTATCGCAATTTAGGGCGAAAAGATGGCTTAGGCTTTAGATCTTCAACATCTTCGACGCGATCGCTAATGTTTTCTGGTTTGTATTGTTGATCTTCTTGATCGCTCATAACTTGCTATTACTAACTGAAGATTTGCCTGTTTGGAAGACAAGCAAGTTTACTCACATCACACAATCTTAAGATTAACTTATAGTGTCAGTGATTAGACATATTTTAGTGTATGCGAATTGGCTGAATAAAAAAGTTCGCAATTTATAGCCATAGCCACCTGTAATTCTCATTATGAAATTTGTGAAATCGATTTTGTTGTTTCCAGCACCGAAGGCGCTGAAAACAACAAAATCGGTTTTTTGAAAACCCGCCGTTGGCAGGCTTTCAAAAAACCGATCTTTAATAATGAGAATTGCTAGTAATTTAACGTGAGTTCGATATAGCCATTTGCGGCGTGCTTTGCACGACGCAAATGGCGAAAAATGGTAAGAATCGCTTAGCGATTCTTACCATTTTTCGCTTTCGACGAACTGACGTTCAGTTAAGTAGATCACCATAATTAAAACCTAGAAAGGTGTCCCGCCTGCTACGCGGGCGGGTTACCTTTCTAGGTTTTTAGGTTACTTCTGCCTAGTTATTTATTAGCTACAAGCTACTGGTGCGCCAAGTTCTTTAGGAGTAGCAAAAGAAGTTCCACAACTACAAGATTTACTAGCATTAGGATTACGGAATCGGAAACCACCACCTAATAAATCTTCTGTATAGTCAAGTTCTAAACCTTGCAATTGAGGCAAGTTACTATTATTGATCACAATTTTTACGCCGTTATACTCGTATTGATTGTCATCAGCTTCGAGTTGGTCAACAAAGTCCATTAGATAGGACAAACCAGAACAGCCACCTTGTTTAATACCTAAACGTAAAGGTGCAGAAGTGGCACGTTGGGTTTGAAGATTTCTTACGCGTGCGATCGCAGCATCGGTCAATGTAATCATGTGAAATTTTCCTGTGGGTAAATCGTGCTAAGAGCAATATTAGTCTTCAAGTAACACAAGTGCAATACTAGCTAGAGAGACATTGGTGTAGCCAACCACTTTGGCGGCTTTATAAAACGGCTTAGTTAGAAAGCATTTATGAACACCAAATAGACGCACTCCCTGATCTAGAAGTAGTCCAGTTTTGAAATGAAAATTACGATGTAGTTTTACAGCCTTAGCAAGGTTGGATTTTGTTTTACAGCAAACCATGAGTTTTCTTTGATAATTCAACAACTTACTCTATGTTATAGCAACCATGAATGAGTTGTGAGGATACGCCCCGAAGGGGCGCATATTCAAGGTTATCGCAAACCATAAATGAGTTGTGAGGATACGCCCCGAAGGGGCGCATCTTCAAAGTTATCGCAAACCATGAATGAGTTCGCATCTTCAAAGTTATCGCAAACCGTTATCGCAAACCATAAATGAGTTGTGATGGTACGCCCCTTCGGGGCGCATCTTCAAACCGCTTTTTATAACTATCCAGAAAACTAGTGGCAGCGCAAAGCGCTGCTATAGCAATGTAAGTTTTGCTTAGGACATAAAACCAAAAATATGAGTGGCGGCGCTTCGCGCCGCCACTCATATTTTTGGTTTTGCTTTGTCCTATCTATCTCTTGCGCTGCTACTAGTCAATGTAAGTGAAGACAGCTATACCTTACAAATAACGCTAGTTTGGGTAAAAATGGGATAGGCAGTGCTAGGTGCTGCCCATCCCATTTACTCAATATTTGCTAAGTTTTATGCAATTTGCCGATCGCCTTCAGCCGCTACAGTCTAATGTGTTTGCCGATATGGACATTGCCAAAAGTCAGGTCAAAGCATCTGGAATGTCAATAATTGACCTATCGCTTGGATCATCTGACTTGCCAACTGATGCATTTATTTTAGAAGCGATCGCCACAGCATTAAAAGATCCCATTACTCATGGTTATTCTCTGTTTGGCAGCACTGTAGATTTTCGCGAGACAGTAGCAGCATGGATGCAGAAAAAATTTGGAATAACAGTCGATCCTGAGGCAGAAGTATTACCTTTGATTGGTTCACAGGAAGGAACAGCCCATTTGCCGCTTGCTTTACTTAATCCCAATGATTTTGCGCTCCTACAAGATCCTGGTTATCCATCGCACTATGGCGGCATTCATTTAGCAGGAGGTCAAGTGTATGGGATGCCCCTACTAGCTGAAAATGACTTTTTACCAGTCTTTACTGATATTCCTGAGACAGTGTTGTCGCAAGCAAAGATGATGGTGTTGAGCTATCCCCATAATCCCACTGCGGCCACAGCAACTTTAGAGTTTTTCCAATCCACTGTCAGCTTTTGTCAAAAACATAATCTGGCTTTAGTTCACGATTTTCCCTATGTCGATTTAGTATTTGATGGCTCGACACCACCTTCGATGCTACAAGCTGATCGCGCTCTAAGTGTCAGCATCGAATTTTTCACAATGTCTAAATCCTATAACATGGGAGGTTTTC
This genomic stretch from Pseudanabaena galeata CCNP1313 harbors:
- a CDS encoding DUF29 domain-containing protein translates to MIAVKTLYETDFNLWLEETALLIKEGKLERLDIENLLEEIESMSRREKDAVESNLIRVMQHLLKWNYQPQKQSPSWAYTIIEHSRRLNTAFKNSPSLKRYFDDVFDECYTAACQAASVETQLPLVTFPQSCPFSKSDVLDINSDDYLIS
- a CDS encoding tRNA nucleotidyltransferase/poly(A) polymerase family protein translates to MQQFPFDFNDLPKPAYLVGGWVRDRLLQRQGKYLDLDFVLPENAVETAQAIARKYKAGFVVLDAERQIARVVFPNGTADFAQQMGSSLIADLGRRDFCMNAIAMECHQLIGDRSLGFGEGLSEREDFIDPFDGIGDLNEKRIRMVAPENLAEDPLRILRGYRQAAQLGFEIEDLTRQVLIKLASGLKSVAAERVRTELGYLLSISNGSQWMTEAVGDHILEDWLPSQHLNLERFAKIEHVISLLLDRFPNLEYFFSKQLAGDRFALVVIKLAALTNSATALDTLGMSRAEQRWLVGILRYLPQFIALLDDASPKKQYKFFQSTLEFFPAIASLALASDYELTKILPWLERWLNPHDAIAYPVALITGDDLRKELGIPPSPKIGELLENVKIAQVEGKISSRQEAIAFVQSIS
- a CDS encoding bifunctional sterol desaturase/short chain dehydrogenase, translated to MFDRSEAYFCSTVTLVDRVLGTALSFKDKTIAITGASGTMGRALMFELSKRGARIIALTTSPDVSFQITDGNNPAKKEIEVITWQLGHEAALRDRLQTVDILILNHGVNVLGARDSISIYKSYEVNTFSFCRWIDVFLETVESSPNSTKEIWVNTSEAEVNPAFSPLYELSKRAIGDLLTLRRLDNFCTIRKLILGPFKSDLNPYGVMSGSFVAWAIAFLAQLGLHDIIVTINPITFIAYPVKEFWRSLYFRLFSRCQP
- a CDS encoding 3'(2'),5'-bisphosphate nucleotidase CysQ family protein, which gives rise to MNPLLQSEICQFIREIGQKAIHLRESGFQVDEKGFDDYVTNVDRELDHLLSQRFQSWFPNDVVISEENSRSQELWKQYTELNQKYWFIDPIDGTDDFIHGREFYSVMVGVLEAFQPTLGWIYAPKSDLLYFGGTAINGVFTVTNGNVPEVLYAVPPIGASSDRVIVSKKDDLAYGDAIRAAVPDVEFYTLGSFGLKVMEVVQGRASAYIYLNRRVKLWDTVGPLAIAKAAGLICCDLSGREIGFGYDDIHPEKLTHNQVVVIGWSKFIDEHLKVIYQELHNHIL
- a CDS encoding GMC family oxidoreductase yields the protein MSTLPSSEIYDAIVVGSGANGGVAAKELSERGLKVLVLEAGRTPDAKADLGHQVRDMAKRFYNLAVSKRQSYQSMHPGYWKANPDLFIDEKDNPYTTPDDQPFYWIRGRQVGGKSLTWGGITLRLSDYEFKAASRDGHEQDWPIAYADLAPYYSKLEQFFQVRGSQEGLAQLPDGEYQPTLPLTPAELHLKQVVETNWSDRCLIPSRGFGLHRPTPEQPWPMYSSLGSSLKAAIATGNVTLRSDAVVSHVIFDPDTRKARGVAYRDRNSKTTHEVFARTVVLCASTIESVRILLHSTEKYQQAGLTNPSGMLGRYLMDHVSTSTFFFLPNIKQTKTFDLSGCDSFFIPCFTNLESQQEKFLRGYGIWGGVQRFDLPSIVRKVGSGSIGFLIAHGEVLPRYNNQIQLSNDVVDAWGIPVPHIECAWSENEHLMLDHMHRQIDEIIKLAGGKNMKLTDMFHVPIFADFVSQMEEIMAFSAPPGYYIHEVGGARMGTSPTNSVVNAHNQIWESPNLFVTDGACWTSSGWQSPTLTEMAITARASAFIAEEMRKGVF
- a CDS encoding DUF3082 domain-containing protein, which codes for MPEEANLPSPQESPASPFKNLTGAAIAATLATGLYSFTNMVAHKLASAPLQTTNTLANRIATLVRTLLLAIGTGATMIFAVIAVGLVLLTIKQVFMAIAIKK
- a CDS encoding FAD-dependent oxidoreductase, translating into MSDQEDQQYKPENISDRVEDVEDLKPKPSFRPKLRYILGLLFMGVVLSGATARTWQIFNKPKSIEPIAQNTNNPIPLFDRNGYPLLNPPAPEDAEVWECEVAVVGGSLGGVAAAYHSMKTGATTCLIELTPMLGGQVSSQGVSAIDESLLMRYHQQFPLSWTHFKNVIASQPALPEKYSYLKPEAVVADTNSCWVGNLCFTPYAGELASEEFLRESQRSAPKSRWITQTAFKGASFNEKGDRITAIHAVQRIPRDPNYLSQGRLSREIISWFNWNSDETFVKKPIRLQPPIGKQMIVIDSTDTAELIAWANIPHRLGAEGFDTTGELHAVADNPECTQAFTFPFVLKIADDEGRSLKELRKVQPGYSREEHRRDYDLGRFPMFEGNSVFNYRRIVSMNRDDPFKAIPAKGDMTVINWNRGNDWGIMNPPLILTDKQIRDSGQQQNWLGGLNTSALKDGENHALLFAEWLMENYASAEFPLRLMSGVDSPMPTESGLSMYPYIREGRRILGRSAYGQSEFLMREQDIRNDMEGGRNFNPTSIGLTHYAIDMHGCRYRNWEPSKAPSSAPANEDKVRPIIMPFESLIPQRIDNLLMGGKAIAVSHIVNGATRIHVGEWSAGAAAGATAAWIVLQDDPSLTPQAILDRGRIGDLQTLLRSQGLVLEW
- a CDS encoding HesB/IscA family protein, producing MITLTDAAIARVRNLQTQRATSAPLRLGIKQGGCSGLSYLMDFVDQLEADDNQYEYNGVKIVINNSNLPQLQGLELDYTEDLLGGGFRFRNPNASKSCSCGTSFATPKELGAPVACS
- a CDS encoding LL-diaminopimelate aminotransferase encodes the protein MQFADRLQPLQSNVFADMDIAKSQVKASGMSIIDLSLGSSDLPTDAFILEAIATALKDPITHGYSLFGSTVDFRETVAAWMQKKFGITVDPEAEVLPLIGSQEGTAHLPLALLNPNDFALLQDPGYPSHYGGIHLAGGQVYGMPLLAENDFLPVFTDIPETVLSQAKMMVLSYPHNPTAATATLEFFQSTVSFCQKHNLALVHDFPYVDLVFDGSTPPSMLQADRALSVSIEFFTMSKSYNMGGFRVGFAVGNRELIKALRQIKAVVDFNQYQGIMRGAIKALNGDHTTIERVVATFQERRNVMLESLKAIGWEVPHPTATMYLWAKLPDRYVHSSMEFCLDLIKSTGVALAPGSGFGKQGEGYVRFALVHPTEVLREASIKIGEFLHFQS